In the Gorilla gorilla gorilla isolate KB3781 chromosome 1, NHGRI_mGorGor1-v2.1_pri, whole genome shotgun sequence genome, ttcttttccattgaatctATTCAAAGCATCTTGATTTTCACTTCCTCTTTGAGTGAAGTGCTTCTGACACCTCAGCTCTGAATTCAGTGAGGGACCTCTTATGTGACACAGCATCTACCCTCTCAAGTGAGCAGACCAACCTCTGCTTGATATGGAATTGTACTGGCCTAAGAAGACTGTCTCCTAGGGAATATTTTCACCTTGTATTTACATTTAGTTCAGTTAGAAAATATAACTGACCATGTGTGTTTcctcacacctgtagccccagcactttgggaggcagaggtgggtggattgtttgagtctaggagttcaggaccagtctggGGAGCACAGCCCCATCTCTatatgaaagaattaaaaaattaagccaCCTACAATAACTATGTAATCATGTCAGTAATTGTTTAAATGTTTTCCACCCTTGAGCTGAGAGAATGCCACATGAATTCAAGAGTAATCCATCCAGTTTGCTGCTTGGACCTGAAAGCAGGGTGAGATTTGGGGTGACTGAGATATGGGAAGCTTTTCTAGGCTTCATTCTAGCAATTTAAAACTAGATTCTTATTGGTGTTTTGTAGCATACAAGGAATCTTGGAGCCAAAAATATTATTCCAGTCACCAGTGCCTAAAAATGCTTTAGAGATTTCTATTTTTGcccctccccccccccaaaaaaaaacaaaagactatCTGCTTCAGCTATGACTACCTAGAAAATGTGACTCCGCCTACTGTGGACCTCTGTTGAACCATCTTGCAGCCCCCAAAGTTCTGTTGCCAGGCAGCACTTGTGTCCTTCCAAGCACTTACTGCCCATACGTAAGCCCTTGCCTTGTCTATCCCTGCTTACAAGGGCTTCGCAGCAATCTTGAAGGCCCTCACAAGGTTCTTGTGCCTTTTGCTCATTCACATTCATGGGTACAGTCCCGCCTCTATAGAAACAACCACTGACCTATGAACAAAGCCACCACAAGTCGTGTCACAAAACCATATGCCCTAAGATTGCAAGCATCTTGCCCAGGCTCAGTAGTTAAGTATAAAAGGTGGCTCAGAATAGGCCTCCACAATCTGGAAAATGCCCTTCTCTCTTACTAAACAAATCCCAAGGCTGAGAATGACAGGATCTCTTCCCACCAAAAGCCTCTCCTTGTAAATATATAGCTCTCAtacatttgttcttttgtttttagttcttttacATATAAACCCATGCCCCAATTGTTTGTGCCTCTGAAAATTTGCTCTGGAACTTTAgactccctcactccctccccacTTAAATCTCCACACAGGGGAAGGCGTATGCTTGTTCATAAACCCTTCTGCCAGTAGAGTTGCATCCAGGGGGAAGAGCATGGAGTTAAGTTTAgcatggggccgggtgcggtggctcatgcctgtaatccctgcactttgggaggccgagtgggtggatcacgaggtcaggagatcgagaccatcctggccagcatggtgaaacccagtatctactaagaatacaaaaattagctgggcgtggtggcacgtgcctatagtcccagctgctcgggaggctgaggcaccagaatcgcttgaacccaggatgcagagtttgcagtgagccgagattgggccactgcactccagcctgggcaacaaagtgagactctttctcaaaaaattatagtaataataataataagtttagCATGACTCAATTATTCTTCCCAAATTTACTGATCACATAAGGCACGTCACTTCTTCCAGGGTGGAGTGAGTTAAGGAGCAGAAGGAGGAACAGGAGTAGGAGTTGCATGCACATGGAAGAAAATAGATGTCCTCCCAACACAAACATTCACTAATATATTCAGGCAAATGAAAAGTTATTCTGTTCAATTAGATTTGccatatttagcaaataaaaatatgggaCTCCTAGTTACATTTGTATTTCAGATAAACAGTGACTACTTTTTAAATGCAATTATATCCTGATATggctccatgtccccacccaaatctcatcttgaactgtactcCCATaactcccatgtgttgtgggagggacccagtgagaaaTAATTGAATCCTGGGGACAGTTTTCTCCATACTGTTCTTCTGGTAGTGAgtaaatctcacgagatctgatggtttgataaggggaaacccatttcgcttggctctcattctctctttgcctgctgccattcatgtaacatgtgacttgctcctccttgccttctgccatgattgtgaggcctccccagccatgtggaactgtaagtccaataaacctctttattttgtaaattgcccagtcttgttatgtctttatcagcagcatgaaaatgaactcatACATATCCCAAGTATTATATGGAACATAATTatagtaaaaattatttgttttttatctgaaatacaaatttaaatgagAACCTTGCATTTTATCTGACAATCCTCTACTGAGtgttaggcactgtgctaggtgctagaATAATGTGAATATGACATAGTTCCTGTCTTCAGAGAGAGAGGtagaaaaatgtaacatttttggCTACAGATGAGCAATTAAATTCAAAATACTCTTTTCTGAGCATATCTTTCCAACCACAGGAAACAATACTTCAGAGTCATCAACAACATCATCACCTTTGAGCATGAAGTATATTTGAGGTTTATTCATATTTTGAATTAGTCTGAAATTACTCACTGAATCTCGAAGCTATCCATATCCCactgaaccttccttttgttgATGAGCATGCTGtcctcagagaaataaaaaataagccctAACCGCTCTCTTCCCTAAAGATACTTAGATCATTGAGGAATACCATCAAAGGGACAGGATGTTTCAGTTCACTGTGATCGGTTCTGGAGTGAAGGAAATCCAAGTGTTATTGATGCACTTGAGAGGAACACCCAGCCCAAATGTGGGAGGTCAGAGAATACCTCTCAGTAGAGGTGGCACCATACTCTACAACTATAAGTTTACAAAGACCCTGTAGTATGGATTAACTGGGTatagttttaataaataatttaatttaatttaaataaattgataTAACCAATATATCTTCTCCAGAATATTGGAGAAATCTCTAACCAGTAATGACTAAGAATACATTGAAACACATCCAATCCTCTTCTATTGTCATCCTGTTCCTTACTGTTTGTTGGTCGTTCATTTGGCAAGTCCTTATTGACAAACTGGTATGTGACAAGTGCTCTGTTAGGCattgaaacaaaatgaagaacaaacCAGGCTTGTTCCCAAACCTTGTAATACTATCTAATGAGAAAAATAGGCATTATACAATTACATAAACATATAGAGAATGGTAAAATTTGGTGACTTCCATGGGAGAAATATCataataatatttgttaaaaaagaGGACCCTCTTTCCATTACCTGCCAAGGTTGGGCACCCTGAGGATGGGACATTTGATCTGAGATCATCTTCCATTTCTAATGTAAAGGTCTCTGAATGTTGACAACTTTATCCTGGTAGGTAGATTCCCAAGAATGGCTTACCTCTAAGTCTAAAACATGCCTTCCTAACAGAAGTTATATCACCCTCAAAGGGGCAAGAATTGActcttgggaagatgaaaaaaactaattttttaatgtatcaaACACAGCTATACATGCagcacataaacacatacatagtATATTTGTGGTATTAAATTTTCATGGAAAAAGGGGGtggctaaaaacaaaaatgtctaaaAAAGATCCTCAGGGGAGCAATAATGAAAAAATGGTTGAGAAACACTGGTTCAGAGTTTTTATTCAATAGTCCCTCAAATAATACTTACTAAAGGCGTGCTTTCAAGAAAGAGCAGTTAGAGGTGCAGGGGATATAAAGGGTAAGAAAAGGGGCCCTTAAATGTTAGTGGGAAAGAAGACACGAAAGCAAacaaggaaatagagaaaataattgcaaattgtTATAAACACTGTGAAAAAAACACAAAGGACCTGAAACAAAATAATGGGGTGGAACCTCTTTGATTGCAAAGTGAGGGAAGGCCTTTCTGAGAAGGGCTTTGGCTTTAAAAACAGTGGTACGCTTGCTGATTTATCTCCTAATTTGCAGATCTGGGTGAGATTACGGGAAGTCCTTGATCtgtaaatttgtattattttcctgtTCAGAAGCCTCATAACAACTTATGTGAAAGTCAAAAAGGCATATGCTTGACACCTTGACTGTGTGATTCACACCACGCTCATTAAGCTTGCCTACATTAGGAGCTGCATGCAGAACCAAAGGCTGTGTGAAGACAAGGTAGTGAAGGAGTTTCCcatatgaaaaatacagaaagaattaTTTGAATACTAGCAAATACACAACTTGACATTTCTAGAGAACCCAGGCACAGCCTTGGAGACATTACTCCTGAGAGACTGCAGCTGTTGGAAGACGAGCCccaatttctaaaaatgtatcaCTACCAGGATTGAGATACAAACAGCATTTAGGAAGGTAGCCACGTTCACATTTTCAGAGCCCAAAGCAAAATATGACACTAagctcttcttcccttttctgattCTTGCAGGTCTCATCTGAGTAGCAGCTTCCTGCCCTCCTTCCTGGAGATAAGTCGGGCTTTTGGTGAGACAGACTTTCCCGACCCTCTGCCCAGCCGGTGCCCATGCTtctgtggctgctgctgctgatccTGAGTGAGTAGATGGGCTATAATGGGGCCACGGCCTCAGTTCCTAAAGGTGACCAGGGAAAAACTCAAGGAGCTTCTATCTCTGCTTCTACTTGGGGTTCAGAGACAGATAGCAAGGGATGGGAAGTGAGCAGACCTGGGTTCCCAGGACAACCAGGAGGCTCCAAATGCAACCATCAGAGCAAGCCAGATATCCTGACCTTGGTTTCTCATCCACTGCTTTTCTCACCTCATAGGAAACTTGGATTTTTCCTTCTGCCAAACCACAACTCTATATCCCACCCTCCCTCTTAAGCCTCAGACTAAATAATTTTTCAGATGAACAGTCACTTCTAAAAACCTAGGCACGTGAAGGAAGGTTTACTGAGAAACATCACtcttttctagaagttttaagCCAAAATTTAATCAGAGATTGAAAAAGTGAGGGGAACAATAGGAAGCCCAAGGAACGAAAGGAGGATAAACCATTTCTGTAAGTCCTTGTCTGCCTCTGCActcagagaagagaaggagagaataaAGTGTGCCGTGGCCAAGTAAATAATAGCAGAGATGAGGTCAGGCCTTGGACATAAGCCATCACGTTTGTAAAATACattatatgacattttctttgttgtttaggGGCTCTGGATGATATAAAAAGggagcaaagaaatgataaggaaaaacaaaagaagtggTTGTGGTTAGGTTGTTAGAAAATGTTTCGGAGAGTGTCTGATTGTCATTTTCTGCTCCCTCACAGCTCCTGGAAGAGAACAATCAGGTAAgtttctccttctctctgcccCTCTGGTCTCTGGATATTGGTCCCCTCAGCCCACACAGCCTGCCCTAACCCTTGCAGGCATGCATCCCATCAGCAATGCTGATGCTCTGGGGTCACATCTGCTACTATATTGGGTGAACAGAGCCTCCTCCGACTTTTTCAgtctctaggttttttttttttctccctacatTACCAGTATTCCTCAGACTACAGGAAGGAAACACTTGCAGAGCAAAGGGCAGAGGCAAGAGGCTGATGATGAAGGAATCTCATATGTGATCTCCATATTCTCTAGTACATCTCCCTCTGAATGTCCAAGCTAGTGCTGCTATCAAAGGACATAGAAATAGCTCCCATCCACGGAGGAAGATGCTACAGCAGAATCCTTATAAATCTCCAAAAAGAGCTCATGCCACTGCCACACCTCACTTCCATGCCTGTCAGTCAGTTGCAATTCCATACACAAGTCTGACTTCTCAAGCAACCCATCCTCCTCCATTTAAATTCTTTATATCCCTCCATTGTTTACTGTGTCCAACTTAAATGGAGAGTAAAGTTGCCTTCCCCACAGACTTTCAAAACTAAGATAGATATAAAAGTAATACAAGTGAGAAAATCTTATTCATTTTAAGTGTTAACAAGTAGGAAGTAATTTTCTGGAGTCTAGAAACTACTTCTGAGGTATATACATCCCAGGTTCACCTTTATCTGGACAGAAATGTATAGGACAAGAGAATTTCAGGATCAGCCACATTCTGAGGCCTTCGCAGTGTTTGTCTAATGGCAAATCACATCTCCTGAGCTTTTCTGAGGCTATGCCAGGAACTTGAGACCTCTCCCCTATAATACCCTTCTGCCCACCTCCAGGAAATGGATGAGGAAGAACAGATTCTTTCCCAGGCATTTCCCTAGGTTATTTCTGCTCAATTTTCCACCCTGGTCCTGACTGGAAATTAGTCCAGGAAAACTCCTGACTGTAGGTTGGGCTCCCCCTGTGCTGTGCCCACCTCCCATTGACCTTCCCCTGCCTTCATCTTTCTATTTCCTGTTTAGGGGTGGCCCCAAAAGCTGTACTTCTCCTCGATCCTCCATGGTCCACAGCCTTCAAAGGAGAAAAAGTGGCTCTCATATGCAGCAGCATATCACATTCCCCAGCCCAGGGAGACACAGATTGGTATCGCGATGAGAAGTTgttgaaaataaaacatgacaaGATCCAAATTACAAAGCCTGGAAATTACCAATGTAAGACCCAAGGATCCTCCCTCAGTGATGCCGTGCATGTGGAATTTTCACCTGGTGAGGAATGGAAGGGGAGTGTCTAAAGTCAAGCCACCAGGCAGAATGTCTGAGGGCCGGGTTAATGCAGGGATCCTAGGCAGAGTTGTAAGCAGACATGGGGATTGATGCACTGACCCCAGTGGGGAAAATAAAGAGATAGGGCAGCAGCGTGATGCTGGATTGTCTATCCATCTACCTCCAAAGAATTGTGGGTGACCCAGGGGCCATCAGGCAAAAAGGGGTTCAAGTTTGGGATTCCTCTTTTGTGAAAAGACGTGAAGATTTCTCAAGAACATTTTCTGGGAATTGGTTCACTCTTGTAGGGCAAGGAAGAATCAGGTATTTGGGGCCACATGGCAATGTGGGTGGGGGCCATTTGCAGGTGTGTATAGAACTGTGGCTCTTGCCTCATGGGTGGAAATGAAAGTGAAGGCAGAAACAGCAGGGGATAAACTGAGTGTGCTCCTGTGCTCTTTGCAGACTGGCTGATCCTGCAGGCTTTACATCCTGTCTTTGAAGGAGACAATGTCATTCTGAGATGTCAGGGGAAAGACAACAAAAACACTCATCAAAAGGTTTACTACAAGGATGGAAAACAGCTTCCTAATAGTTATAATTTAGACAAGATCACAGTGAATTCAGTCTCCAGGGATAATAGCAAATATCATTGTACTGCTTATAGGAAGTTTTACATAATTGACATTGAAGTAACTTCAAAACCCCTAAATATCCAAGTTCAAGGTAATGGCTAGATTCCTGTGGATTACTGGGTTTGGTAGGGAAACTGGGGATAAAGGGAAGGTGTTTATCAGTGGGAATTTCATAAAGAGTCTCCTATGGCTCAGCCATGGGAGGGAGATGGTTCCTTCTGCATGCTTCTCTGTCTCCTGATGGCTGGTGCTGAGAACACAAATGCATCTCTCTAGGAACTCTGAGCCTCACCACCCTGGAAACtatgttgtttcttttcattaGAGCTGTTTCTACATCCTGTGCTGAGAGCCAGCTCTTCCACACCCATAGAGGGGAGTCCCATGACCCTGACCTGTGAGACCCAGCTCTCTCCACAGAGGCCAGATGTCCAGCTGCAATTCTCCCTCTTCAGAGATAGCCAGACCCTCGGATTGGGCTGGAGCAGGTCCCCCAGACTCCAGATCCCTGCCATGTGGACTGAAGACTCGGGGTCTTACTGGTGTGAGGTGGAGACAGTGACTCACAGCATCAAAAAAAGGAGCCTGAGATCTCAGATACGTGTACAGAGTGAGTGTCTAAGGGGCTGCTCTTCCAGAGTCAGAGCTGGGGAGAGGAAGGCCAGTGATATCTCCTGCACCCCTAGGATGGTGGACATAACAGAGAGGAGTGTCCAGCTATTCTGGTAATCTTCTCTCTTTAAGCTCAACGTTGGTCTAACAGCCCTAGAACATTTTCTTCCACTTGAGTCAGGTAAGAGTAATTATTGATCAGTTACTGATTGCCCAACCCTATGGGGTTACAGAGATGTACAAGATCGGTTCTCTCATGAATCAAGAGACAGCTAGAAGCACAGCTGAACACATGCAGTTTTAAGAGGCCCCTGTGGTGCTTCCATTTGGTAACCTGAACTCACAACAAAATAGTCCGAAAAGGGGAAGATGAATATGAACTGTAATAGTCAGAGAAAGACATGGAGACATGGATGTAAATCTGGAGAAGTCTTGAAGAATAGGAGAAGGGTTTGGATTCTATTTTGATCTTCAAAACAGAGGATCTCcagtgttctcttttattttgtggTTTATTGATGCATTAAAGATTCCTTAGAGataaatgcatataaaatgtGACCAGAAAACACTGGGTTTACGGAGATTATGGACTTGGTGCCCACATTTCTCAAGGATGGGAATGTTGTGGGAGTGAGAGGGATGTTGCTTCCTTTATAATCGTATACACAATTAATTTCTTATTTCCTACTTTGGGCTTCTGCCTGCTGCACCTGCTGCAATTGGCCTATTCATGGTAGCTCCAGCCTTCCCCTTGACCTTGATGTCCCTGCCATCAGGACCTTCACATGCCATCTTGTGTTCCCCCAGGAGTCCCTGTGTCTAATGTGAATCTAGAGATCCGGCCCACCGGAGGGCAGCTGATTGAAGGAGAAAATATGGTCCTTATTTGCTCAGTAGCCCAGGGTTCAGGGACTGTCACATTCTCCTGGCACAAAGAAGGAAGAGTAAGAAGCCTGGGTAGAAAGACCCAGCGTTCCCTGTTGGCAgagctgcatgttctcactgtgAAGGAGAGTGATGCAGGGAGATACTACTGTGCAGCTGATAACGTTCACAGCCCCATCCTCAGCACGTGGATTCGAGTCACCGTGAGAAGTAAGTTCCGATTCCTTTCACACAGCCTCGAGTTGCAAGCCAGGGTTTAGGTTCTCTGTCAGCCACTAAGGTCTCCTAAAAGAGGCACGgggagggagtgaggggaggggggtggggagagaggggggtgggagagagagagagagagagaggtatttGAAAGCTATCCAAGAAATGGAAAGATTGCAAAATAAGTTGAAGCACCTTACTTCTTGTGGGGAAGACTGAGTGGTGATGAAAACAAAACTACCCAAGATTACCTCTCACTGTTTTGGGGAAATGCTTCTGATTGTTAGATAAGAAAAATGTGATCAGTGGGGAAACAGAAACAATCAAGGGACAAGGGACATATCCATTGCTAGGCTCCTTGAGAGAGGTTGTGCATCTGTCACAACACCAGAATCCTCTGACAGCCCTTTTGTCTCCTTCAGTTCCGGTATCTCACCCCGTCCTCACCTTCAGGGCTCCCAGGGCCCACACTGTGGTGGGGGACCTGCTGGAGCTTCACTGTGAGTCCCTGAGAGGCTCTCCCCCGATCCTGTACCGATTTTATCATGAGGATGTCACCCTGGGGAACAGCTCAGCCCCCTCTGGAGGTGGAGCCTCCTTCAACCTCTCTCTGACTGCAGAACATTCTGGAAACTACTCCTGTGATGCAGACAATGGCCTGGGGGCCCAGCACAGTCATGGAGTGAGTCTCAGGGTCACAGGTAAGCAAGATATACCCACAGCAGTTAACAGCCAATACAACAGATCATGTCTTCTCAGAAATAGCTCCACTGGGCTATTTGCTGGTTGATATCCCAATAGACTTCCCACTCTTTCTGACTCCACCTGGGAGTTCTGGGATTCTTCCTAGTGATTACACATTTAGTAACTTAGaccattcctttttttaattccTCTGTAATTATCATCAACAGCCATCCATATAccccattcatttttttttctggtagaggCACGAAGGCTTACCAGAATACCAAACACGTGATGGGTCAGCAATTACTGACAAAGGAAAATGGCACAGAAAGCCTTTATTTCTGAATTCCTTTGCCCAGGAAAAAAATGACTGGATCACCCCTTGCCACAGTTTTCTGCCCCTATCTCGATCTAAATTcccacttggctccctggatcATTTAAGTGTCTCTCTTCATGGATACCCACTTCTGTGGGTTCTCTGTCAGCCACTAGGATCACAGCAGCAGGCCTCTTTCATGGCCTCCAGATTCTAGTGACCTATCTAACCTTCTCACTTTTTTCAAATGCCTTCTGATTGGGTCTCATTTAATCTGATGTTCTCAGTATCCCCTAACAAAATTTTCCTTCAGCAGAGGCACCAGGGCATCTCGTATTTCCCACGTCCAGCCCCTAAGAACAATTAGCAATGTGCCCAATCATTTAGAAGAGAACCTCCAGTCCAAGTCATGGTTATCCCAAAGGGCTCAGCATTTGGAGGATGGGAGAGGGCAATGGGACCTAGGAGAAGATGGCAAAATAAGAGAGATATGGTGATAATTCCCAGTCACACAAACCCATACATTCTCTGGATTTTGCCATGGACTCTTGTTCTCCAATGATTCCAGACTATTAGAACACTTATGACATTTTGGTTAATAATAATCCTTCCTATAGGCCAAACTTGGGTAATGATTTAAGGAGGTATTAAAATCTGGGAATGCCAGACAGTGTGCTGAAACAGAGACTCGAGtcttgaacaagaaaatatcatttGTTTAACCTTGAATAAGTCTTCTTACTAGTCTTGTGCTTATATTCCTCCCTTATAAAGTAATTGAGTCAGCAAATCATGGGGGTATAAGAATTCTGGATCTCACGCCACTCTCCATCAAAAGTATTTaacacacaccccacatatatgtatattaataacatatatttgtgtgttaaTTATATACATGTACTACTGTATTAACTTAATGGGCACattacaaaacaaacagaaaaaatagaaattaaataaggggctgggtgcagtggctcatgccagtaatcctagcattttgggaggccgaggtgggcaaatcacttgagcttaggagtttgagaccagcgtgggcaatatggagaaacccctgtctctacaaaaaaacacaaaactcagttgggcgtggtggcgtgcgcctgtactctcagatacttgggaggctgaggtgggaggatcacttgaacccaagaggttgagactgcagtgagccaagattgcccagctgcactccagcctgggcaacagagtgataccatgtcaatgaatgaaagaaagaaagaaagaaagaaagaaagaaagaaagaaagaaagaaagaaagaaagaaagaaagaaagaaagaaagaaagaaggaaggaaagaaagagagaaagagagaaagagagaaagagagaaagaaagaaagaaaaagaaaagaaaagaaaaggaaagaaggaaggaaggaaggaaagaaagaaagaaagaaaaagaaagagaaagaaggagagagagagagaaaggaaggaaggaaggaagggaggaaggaaggagagaaagaaaatgaaataaacaatattttaaaatctttgatttAGAATATCTgactaaaattattataattgaaTATGCTTCATGTACTTTGAAAATCTTAGTTTACTTATGGTGGTACAATTATTTGAGGTTTGGTTCTGAGTTTGGCCTTATTCCTATTAGTTTTAGTGTCTGTTACTGCTTAAAGCTTTAGCTTACCAATATATCTACATCCAAGTGGAAGCAGATCATCACTGCTGCTCTTTCAATTCCATGATACTCATTTTTCAATCCCATAGTCTAACTATGCAAGGGTTTTCATTCAAATTTGGTTAataagtttatgtttttgttgatGTTCATTAGTTGTTCTTGTAAAGTAAGTGGGAAGTGCTGCATGTTgaatatccatttttttttttttttgagatggagtcttactct is a window encoding:
- the FCRL3 gene encoding Fc receptor-like protein 3 isoform X2 — its product is MLLWLLLLILTPGREQSGVAPKAVLLLDPPWSTAFKGEKVALICSSISHSPAQGDTDWYRDEKLLKIKHDKIQITKPGNYQCKTQGSSLSDAVHVEFSPDWLILQALHPVFEGDNVILRCQGKDNKNTHQKVYYKDGKQLPNSYNLDKITVNSVSRDNSKYHCTAYRKFYIIDIEVTSKPLNIQVQELFLHPVLRASSSTPIEGSPMTLTCETQLSPQRPDVQLQFSLFRDSQTLGLGWSRSPRLQIPAMWTEDSGSYWCEVETVTHSIKKRSLRSQIRVQRVPVSNVNLEIRPTGGQLIEGENMVLICSVAQGSGTVTFSWHKEGRVRSLGRKTQRSLLAELHVLTVKESDAGRYYCAADNVHSPILSTWIRVTVRIPVSHPVLTFRAPRAHTVVGDLLELHCESLRGSPPILYRFYHEDVTLGNSSAPSGGGASFNLSLTAEHSGNYSCDADNGLGAQHSHGVSLRVTVPVSRPVLTLRAPGAQAVVGDLLELHCESLRGSFPILYWFYHEDDTLGNSSAHSGGGASFNLSLTTEHSGNYSCEADNGLGAQHSKVVTLNVTGTSRNRTGLTAAGITGLVLSILVLAAAAALLHYARARRKPGLSATGTSSHSPGECQEPSSSRPSRIDPQEPTHSKPLAPMELEPMYSNVSPGDSNPIYSRIWSIQHKKENSANCPMMHQEHEELTVLYSELKNTHPDDSAGEASSRGRAHEEDDEENYENVPRVLLASDH
- the FCRL3 gene encoding Fc receptor-like protein 3 isoform X1, with protein sequence MLLWLLLLILTPGREQSGVAPKAVLLLDPPWSTAFKGEKVALICSSISHSPAQGDTDWYRDEKLLKIKHDKIQITKPGNYQCKTQGSSLSDAVHVEFSPDWLILQALHPVFEGDNVILRCQGKDNKNTHQKVYYKDGKQLPNSYNLDKITVNSVSRDNSKYHCTAYRKFYIIDIEVTSKPLNIQVQELFLHPVLRASSSTPIEGSPMTLTCETQLSPQRPDVQLQFSLFRDSQTLGLGWSRSPRLQIPAMWTEDSGSYWCEVETVTHSIKKRSLRSQIRVQRVPVSNVNLEIRPTGGQLIEGENMVLICSVAQGSGTVTFSWHKEGRVRSLGRKTQRSLLAELHVLTVKESDAGRYYCAADNVHSPILSTWIRVTVRIPVSHPVLTFRAPRAHTVVGDLLELHCESLRGSPPILYRFYHEDVTLGNSSAPSGGGASFNLSLTAEHSGNYSCDADNGLGAQHSHGVSLRVTVPVSRPVLTLRAPGAQAVVGDLLELHCESLRGSFPILYWFYHEDDTLGNSSAHSGGGASFNLSLTTEHSGNYSCEADNGLGAQHSKVVTLNVTGTSRNRTGLTAAGITGLVLSILVLAAAAALLHYARARRKPGGLSATGTSSHSPGECQEPSSSRPSRIDPQEPTHSKPLAPMELEPMYSNVSPGDSNPIYSRIWSIQHKKENSANCPMMHQEHEELTVLYSELKNTHPDDSAGEASSRGRAHEEDDEENYENVPRVLLASDH
- the FCRL3 gene encoding Fc receptor-like protein 3 isoform X4 encodes the protein MLLWLLLLILTPGREQSGVAPKAVLLLDPPWSTAFKGEKVALICSSISHSPAQGDTDWYRDEKLLKIKHDKIQITKPGNYQCKTQGSSLSDAVHVEFSPDWLILQALHPVFEGDNVILRCQGKDNKNTHQKVYYKDGKQLPNSYNLDKITVNSVSRDNSKYHCTAYRKFYIIDIEVTSKPLNIQVQELFLHPVLRASSSTPIEGSPMTLTCETQLSPQRPDVQLQFSLFRDSQTLGLGWSRSPRLQIPAMWTEDSGSYWCEVETVTHSIKKRSLRSQIRVQRVPVSNVNLEIRPTGGQLIEGENMVLICSVAQGSGTVTFSWHKEGRVRSLGRKTQRSLLAELHVLTVKESDAGRYYCAADNVHSPILSTWIRVTVRIPVSHPVLTFRAPRAHTVVGDLLELHCESLRGSPPILYRFYHEDVTLGNSSAPSGGGASFNLSLTAEHSGNYSCDADNGLGAQHSHGVSLRVTGTSRNRTGLTAAGITGLVLSILVLAAAAALLHYARARRKPGLSATGTSSHSPGECQEPSSSRPSRIDPQEPTHSKPLAPMELEPMYSNVSPGDSNPIYSRIWSIQHKKENSANCPMMHQEHEELTVLYSELKNTHPDDSAGEASSRGRAHEEDDEENYENVPRVLLASDH
- the FCRL3 gene encoding Fc receptor-like protein 3 isoform X5 — its product is MLLWLLLLILTPGREQSGVAPKAVLLLDPPWSTAFKGEKVALICSSISHSPAQGDTDWYRDEKLLKIKHDKIQITKPGNYQCKTQGSSLSDAVHVEFSPDWLILQALHPVFEGDNVILRCQGKDNKNTHQKVYYKDGKQLPNSYNLDKITVNSVSRDNSKYHCTAYRKFYIIDIEVTSKPLNIQVQELFLHPVLRASSSTPIEGSPMTLTCETQLSPQRPDVQLQFSLFRDSQTLGLGWSRSPRLQIPAMWTEDSGSYWCEVETVTHSIKKRSLRSQIRVQRVPVSNVNLEIRPTGGQLIEGENMVLICSVAQGSGTVTFSWHKEGRVRSLGRKTQRSLLAELHVLTVKESDAGRYYCAADNVHSPILSTWIRVTVRIPVSHPVLTFRAPRAHTVVGDLLELHCESLRGSPPILYRFYHEDVTLGNSSAPSGGGASFNLSLTAEHSGNYSCDADNGLGAQHSHGVSLRVTVPVSRPVLTLRAPGAQAVVGDLLELHCESLRGSFPILYWFYHEDDTLGNSSAHSGGGASFNLSLTTEHSGNYSCEADNGLGAQHSKVVTLNVTGTSRNRTGLTAAGITGLVLSILVLAAAAALLHYARARRKPGGLSATGTSSHSPGECQEPSSSRPSRIDPQEPTHSKPLAPMELEPMYSNVSPGDSNPIYSRIWSIQHKKENSANCPMMHQEHEELTVLYSELKNTHPDDSAGEASSRGRAHEEDDEENYENILNPRKNKVQDFPCLCNT
- the FCRL3 gene encoding Fc receptor-like protein 3 isoform X3 yields the protein MLLWLLLLILTPGREQSGVAPKAVLLLDPPWSTAFKGEKVALICSSISHSPAQGDTDWYRDEKLLKIKHDKIQITKPGNYQCKTQGSSLSDAVHVEFSPDWLILQALHPVFEGDNVILRCQGKDNKNTHQKVYYKDGKQLPNSYNLDKITVNSVSRDNSKYHCTAYRKFYIIDIEVTSKPLNIQVQELFLHPVLRASSSTPIEGSPMTLTCETQLSPQRPDVQLQFSLFRDSQTLGLGWSRSPRLQIPAMWTEDSGSYWCEVETVTHSIKKRSLRSQIRVQRVPVSNVNLEIRPTGGQLIEGENMVLICSVAQGSGTVTFSWHKEGRVRSLGRKTQRSLLAELHVLTVKESDAGRYYCAADNVHSPILSTWIRVTVRIPVSHPVLTFRAPRAHTVVGDLLELHCESLRGSPPILYRFYHEDVTLGNSSAPSGGGASFNLSLTAEHSGNYSCDADNGLGAQHSHGVSLRVTGTSRNRTGLTAAGITGLVLSILVLAAAAALLHYARARRKPGGLSATGTSSHSPGECQEPSSSRPSRIDPQEPTHSKPLAPMELEPMYSNVSPGDSNPIYSRIWSIQHKKENSANCPMMHQEHEELTVLYSELKNTHPDDSAGEASSRGRAHEEDDEENYENVPRVLLASDH